A genomic segment from Micromonospora echinaurantiaca encodes:
- a CDS encoding YciI family protein, which produces MRQYLLNVIQPDGDAPPPPEFLEPIMRDVEAVNREMRAAGVWVFGAGLELAPAARVVRVRDDETLLTDGPFAEGKEHIGGFTVIAAPDLDAALGWAAKLARATTLPIEVRPVAGVGTA; this is translated from the coding sequence ATGCGCCAGTACCTGCTGAACGTGATCCAGCCCGACGGGGACGCCCCGCCGCCGCCGGAGTTCCTGGAGCCGATCATGCGGGACGTCGAGGCCGTCAACCGGGAGATGCGCGCGGCCGGCGTCTGGGTGTTCGGTGCCGGGCTGGAGCTGGCGCCGGCCGCGCGGGTGGTCCGGGTCCGCGACGACGAGACGCTGCTGACCGACGGCCCGTTCGCCGAGGGCAAGGAGCACATCGGCGGCTTCACCGTGATCGCCGCACCGGATCTGGACGCGGCGCTGGGCTGGGCGGCGAAGCTGGCCCGGGCCACCACGCTGCCGATCGAGGTCCGTCCGGTCGCGGGCGTGGGTACCGCCTGA
- a CDS encoding FtsK/SpoIIIE domain-containing protein — MADRRAQLVTRVRGMLAEALGATRTRLSAAQAELTADRERLARIRRAAAAVPERVGAERDRRLAEIDERHAARIAELTRRAAAAAGRESPGAASAEWAGWSPTPPGRAEPPGALRIGTLRVAGAEPVPALVPLLDAGHVELTGADRDGGETVVSALLLRAVGRAGPGGVRLVGYDPEHLGGGLAGFAPLGTAGLLTFVGPGGLGRLLDDLVEQIRRINETVLAGEYGSLRELAAATGRRPEPWRVAVLLGGDELSRHERGQLDRVVRTGAACGVHLVVRGVSLPDDPTVTRVRVEPDGARVGAPPGLPVRLDPPPPATLVTETCRQVAARVNAGPAPTPFTDLLPPPERMWREDSATGLTAPIGEGPDGRPVLLTLGDYPPHALIGGPSGTGKTNLIFAWIGALAARYSPAELEFYLLDFKEGVSFARFAQGRRDPSWLPHMRLVGINVNTDREFGLALLRFLAEELRRRADAAKKHEVTKLAELRAVDPTGHWPRIVAVVDEFQMLLAGRDVVAREAADLLEDLARRGRSQGIHLVLASQDVRGIEALWGRPALVAQFTLRIALPKALRILAERNDAAQSLPRHHAVVNAESGMTEGNQVARIPSASDWETWSELQHRLWRMRPQDAAPARLFDGDAIPRLADAPDFRALAAPETGTLRNPVALLGEIIDVQARSAALRLPRAPGRNLAVLGTRVDEACAVLDAAARSLARQHRPGSARFSIACLDPDADPAARSLYEDLADDAAWYDEETVAELMAETADGLTAPGGSGSPHYLLLFAVDAAAGSLGARVGRRTGLEHLRRILHDGPERRTHVLAWWRGVARMRADLGGPAARTDQIGAWVALDTHGGELGSSLYPGTGGPDWYPRPWRGLFFDRAVHRTGQVIIPYGPSR; from the coding sequence ATGGCTGACCGCCGCGCCCAACTGGTCACCCGGGTCCGGGGGATGCTCGCCGAGGCGCTCGGCGCCACCCGCACCCGGCTGTCCGCCGCCCAGGCCGAGCTGACCGCCGACCGCGAGCGGCTGGCCCGGATCCGGCGGGCCGCCGCGGCCGTGCCGGAGCGGGTGGGCGCGGAACGGGACCGCCGGCTGGCCGAGATCGACGAACGGCACGCCGCCCGGATCGCCGAGCTGACCCGTCGGGCCGCGGCCGCCGCCGGGCGGGAGTCGCCCGGCGCCGCGTCCGCCGAGTGGGCCGGATGGTCGCCGACCCCGCCGGGACGGGCCGAACCGCCCGGCGCGTTGCGGATCGGCACGCTGCGCGTCGCCGGCGCCGAGCCGGTGCCCGCGCTGGTGCCGCTGCTGGACGCCGGGCACGTGGAGCTGACCGGCGCGGACCGGGACGGCGGCGAGACGGTGGTCTCCGCCCTGCTGCTGCGCGCGGTGGGCCGGGCCGGCCCGGGCGGCGTCCGGCTGGTGGGCTACGACCCGGAGCACCTCGGCGGCGGGCTGGCCGGCTTCGCCCCGCTCGGCACCGCCGGGCTGCTCACCTTCGTCGGTCCCGGCGGGCTGGGTCGGCTGCTGGACGACCTGGTGGAGCAGATCCGCCGGATCAACGAGACAGTGCTGGCCGGTGAGTACGGCTCGCTGCGCGAACTGGCCGCGGCGACCGGCCGCCGCCCGGAGCCGTGGCGGGTGGCCGTGCTGCTCGGCGGGGACGAGCTGTCCCGGCACGAGCGCGGCCAACTCGACCGGGTGGTCCGCACCGGAGCGGCCTGCGGCGTGCACCTGGTGGTCCGGGGCGTGTCGCTGCCGGACGACCCGACGGTGACCCGGGTCCGGGTCGAGCCGGACGGCGCCCGGGTCGGCGCCCCGCCCGGCCTGCCCGTACGCCTGGACCCGCCGCCGCCGGCCACGCTGGTCACCGAGACCTGCCGGCAGGTGGCGGCGCGGGTGAACGCCGGCCCCGCCCCGACCCCGTTCACCGACCTGCTGCCGCCGCCGGAGCGGATGTGGCGGGAGGACTCGGCGACCGGGTTGACCGCGCCCATCGGGGAGGGCCCGGACGGCCGGCCGGTGCTGCTGACCCTGGGCGACTACCCGCCGCACGCGCTGATCGGCGGGCCGTCCGGCACCGGCAAGACCAACCTGATCTTCGCCTGGATCGGCGCGCTGGCGGCCCGCTACTCCCCCGCCGAGCTGGAGTTCTACCTGCTCGACTTCAAGGAGGGGGTGTCCTTCGCCCGGTTCGCCCAGGGCCGGCGGGACCCGAGCTGGCTGCCGCACATGCGGCTGGTCGGCATCAACGTCAACACCGACCGGGAGTTCGGGCTGGCGCTGCTGCGCTTCCTCGCCGAGGAGCTGCGTCGGCGCGCCGACGCGGCGAAGAAGCACGAGGTGACCAAGCTGGCCGAGCTGCGCGCGGTGGACCCGACCGGGCACTGGCCGCGGATCGTCGCGGTGGTCGACGAGTTCCAGATGCTGCTGGCCGGCCGGGACGTGGTGGCCCGGGAGGCGGCCGACCTGCTGGAGGACCTGGCCCGCCGGGGCCGGTCGCAGGGCATCCACCTGGTGCTCGCCTCACAGGACGTGCGCGGCATCGAGGCGTTGTGGGGGCGGCCGGCGCTGGTCGCCCAGTTCACCCTGCGCATCGCGCTGCCCAAGGCGCTGCGGATCCTCGCCGAACGCAACGACGCCGCCCAGTCGCTGCCGCGGCACCATGCGGTGGTCAACGCCGAGTCGGGGATGACCGAGGGCAACCAGGTGGCCCGGATCCCTTCGGCCAGCGACTGGGAGACCTGGAGCGAGCTGCAGCACCGGCTGTGGCGGATGCGGCCGCAGGACGCTGCGCCCGCCCGGCTCTTCGACGGCGACGCGATCCCCCGGCTGGCCGATGCCCCGGACTTCCGGGCGCTGGCCGCGCCGGAGACCGGGACGCTGCGCAATCCGGTGGCGCTGCTCGGCGAGATCATCGACGTGCAGGCCCGCTCGGCGGCGCTGCGGCTGCCCCGGGCGCCGGGGCGGAACCTGGCGGTGCTCGGCACCCGGGTGGACGAGGCGTGCGCCGTGCTGGACGCGGCGGCCCGGTCACTGGCCCGCCAGCACCGGCCGGGCAGCGCCCGGTTCTCCATCGCCTGCCTCGACCCGGACGCCGACCCGGCCGCCCGGTCGCTGTACGAGGATCTGGCCGACGACGCGGCCTGGTACGACGAGGAGACGGTGGCGGAGTTGATGGCCGAGACCGCCGACGGCCTGACCGCGCCGGGCGGCAGCGGCAGCCCGCACTACCTGTTGCTCTTCGCCGTCGACGCGGCGGCCGGTTCGCTGGGCGCGCGGGTGGGCCGGCGGACCGGGCTGGAGCACCTGCGCCGGATCCTGCACGACGGGCCGGAGCGGCGTACCCACGTGCTGGCCTGGTGGCGGGGGGTGGCCCGGATGCGGGCCGACCTGGGCGGGCCGGCGGCGCGCACGGACCAGATCGGCGCCTGGGTCGCGCTGGACACGCACGGCGGCGAGCTGGGTTCGTCGCTGTACCCGGGTACCGGCGGGCCGGACTGGTACCCCCGCCCGTGGCGCGGGCTCTTCTTCGACCGGGCGGTGCACCGCACCGGCCAGGTGATCATCCCCTACGGACCGTCCCGATGA
- a CDS encoding ATP-dependent Clp protease ATP-binding subunit, with the protein MMGPGDFGSDPWDEFLARYFGRGEGGRRPAHRVDITRLMTADAREMLADAARRAAQRHSTDLDTDHLLWAALQREPLRDLVRRAGADPDTLLNALGGRGDGAPGGEVPPNLSLTPAAKRALLDAHQLSRAMGANYIGPEHILMALPLNPESPAGRMLAAGRIQPESLQAANAERGPMGGPKPDRGTPTLDQYGQDLTDLARNDQIDPVIGRADEIEQAVEILSRRTKNNPVLIGEAGVGKTAIVEGLAEKICDGDVPQTLLGKRVVQLDLAGLVAGTRYRGDFEERLKKVIDEIRSHREELIVFLDEIHTLVGAGGAGSEGGMDASNMLKPALARGELRVIGATTLDEYRKSIEKDAALARRFQPVFVPEPSVEDTVAILRGLRDRYEAHHQVRFTDEALVAAAELSDRYVTDRYLPDKAIDLIDQAGARIRLRTRTPAEDVRELEQQLDEVRRDKEQAVADEQYERASALRDRIAELEGHIRRAKGDEEPSQVPAVGPEEIAEVVSRATGIPAAQLTEEERDRLLRLEGQLHEKVVGQDDAVVAVAEAVRRSRTGLADPDRPMGSFLFLGPTGVGKTELARALAEALFGEADRMVRVDMSEFQERHTVSRLVGAPPGYVGYEEAGQLTEAVRRRPYAVVLLDEIEKAHPDVFNVLLQVLDDGRLTDSQGRTVNFKNTVLIMTSNLGSELITGTQRAVGFGAGAEGGEQERDELRERLMRRLQENFRPEFLNRIDEVIIFRRLEAEQLRQITGLMLEETRRRLHAQDIQVDFTTAGVDWLAEHGYQPEFGARPLRRVIQREVDNHLSRMLLESSVSPGQKVVVDARDGQLTFDVSAGERGYTAATTSHPR; encoded by the coding sequence ATGATGGGACCCGGTGACTTCGGCTCCGACCCCTGGGACGAGTTCCTGGCCCGGTACTTCGGCCGGGGCGAGGGTGGGCGCCGGCCCGCGCACCGGGTCGACATCACCCGGCTGATGACCGCCGACGCCCGGGAGATGCTCGCCGACGCCGCCCGGCGGGCCGCCCAGCGGCACAGCACCGACCTGGACACCGACCACCTGCTCTGGGCGGCGTTGCAGCGCGAGCCGCTGCGCGACCTGGTGCGCCGGGCCGGCGCCGACCCGGACACGCTGCTGAACGCGCTCGGCGGGCGGGGCGACGGCGCGCCGGGCGGGGAGGTGCCGCCGAACCTCTCGCTGACCCCGGCGGCCAAGCGGGCGCTGCTCGACGCCCACCAGCTGTCCCGGGCGATGGGCGCCAACTACATCGGTCCGGAGCACATCCTGATGGCGCTGCCGCTGAACCCGGAGTCGCCGGCCGGGCGGATGCTGGCCGCCGGCCGGATCCAACCCGAGTCGTTGCAGGCGGCCAACGCCGAGCGCGGCCCGATGGGCGGCCCGAAGCCGGACCGCGGCACCCCGACCCTCGACCAGTACGGCCAGGACCTCACCGACCTGGCCCGCAACGACCAGATCGACCCGGTGATCGGCCGGGCCGACGAGATCGAGCAGGCGGTGGAGATCCTCTCCCGGCGGACGAAGAACAACCCGGTGCTGATCGGCGAGGCCGGCGTCGGCAAGACCGCGATCGTCGAGGGCCTCGCCGAGAAGATCTGCGACGGCGACGTGCCGCAGACCCTGCTCGGCAAGCGGGTCGTCCAGCTCGATCTGGCCGGCCTGGTCGCCGGCACCCGCTACCGGGGCGACTTCGAGGAACGGCTGAAGAAGGTGATCGACGAGATCCGGTCGCACCGCGAGGAGTTGATCGTCTTCCTGGACGAGATCCACACCCTGGTCGGCGCGGGCGGCGCGGGCAGCGAGGGCGGGATGGACGCCTCCAACATGCTCAAGCCGGCGCTGGCCCGCGGCGAGCTGCGGGTGATCGGCGCGACCACGCTGGACGAGTACCGCAAGAGCATCGAGAAGGACGCCGCGCTGGCCCGCCGGTTCCAGCCGGTGTTCGTGCCCGAGCCGAGCGTCGAGGACACCGTCGCCATCCTGCGCGGCCTGCGGGACCGCTACGAGGCGCACCACCAGGTGCGGTTCACCGACGAGGCGCTGGTCGCCGCCGCCGAGCTTTCCGACCGGTACGTCACCGACCGCTACCTACCGGACAAGGCGATCGACCTGATCGACCAGGCGGGCGCCCGGATCCGGCTGCGCACCCGGACCCCGGCCGAGGACGTGCGCGAGCTGGAGCAGCAGCTCGACGAGGTACGCCGGGACAAGGAGCAGGCGGTCGCCGACGAGCAGTACGAGCGGGCGTCCGCGCTGCGCGACCGGATCGCCGAGCTGGAGGGGCACATCCGGCGGGCCAAGGGCGACGAGGAACCGTCCCAGGTGCCGGCGGTCGGGCCGGAGGAGATCGCCGAGGTGGTCTCCCGGGCCACCGGGATCCCGGCCGCCCAGCTCACCGAGGAGGAACGGGACCGGCTGCTGCGCCTGGAGGGGCAGCTGCACGAGAAGGTGGTCGGTCAGGACGACGCGGTCGTCGCGGTGGCCGAGGCGGTGCGTCGGTCGCGCACCGGCCTGGCCGATCCGGACCGGCCGATGGGCAGCTTCCTCTTCCTCGGCCCGACCGGGGTCGGCAAGACCGAGCTGGCCCGGGCGCTGGCCGAGGCGCTCTTCGGCGAGGCCGACCGGATGGTCCGGGTGGACATGAGCGAGTTCCAGGAGCGGCACACGGTCAGCCGGCTGGTCGGCGCCCCGCCCGGCTACGTCGGGTACGAGGAGGCCGGGCAGCTCACCGAGGCGGTGCGCCGCCGCCCGTACGCGGTGGTGCTGCTGGACGAGATCGAGAAGGCCCACCCGGACGTGTTCAACGTCCTGCTCCAGGTGCTCGACGACGGGCGGCTCACCGACAGCCAGGGCCGGACGGTCAACTTCAAGAACACCGTCCTGATCATGACGAGCAACCTAGGCTCCGAGCTGATCACCGGCACCCAGCGCGCGGTCGGCTTCGGCGCCGGCGCGGAGGGCGGCGAGCAGGAGCGGGACGAGCTGCGCGAGCGGCTGATGCGCCGGCTCCAGGAGAACTTCCGGCCGGAGTTCCTCAACCGGATCGACGAAGTGATCATCTTCCGCCGGCTGGAGGCGGAGCAGCTGCGCCAGATCACCGGGCTGATGCTGGAGGAGACCCGGCGCCGGCTGCACGCCCAGGACATCCAGGTGGACTTCACCACCGCCGGCGTCGACTGGCTCGCCGAGCACGGCTACCAGCCGGAGTTCGGCGCCCGCCCGCTGCGCCGGGTGATCCAGCGCGAGGTGGACAACCACCTGTCCCGGATGCTGCTCGAGTCGTCGGTCTCGCCGGGCCAGAAGGTCGTCGTGGACGCCCGCGACGGCCAGCTCACGTTCGACGTCTCCGCGGGCGAACGCGGCTACACCGCGGCGACCACCTCGCATCCGCGATGA
- a CDS encoding DUF3140 domain-containing protein: MVREARLDPEVEVLWDDFHAQVNVPSEKLRQWLLTRGSGEESFGPDPDLDLPEPGRQILKVLTKRKVDLTPEDIKVMQDAIDEIQNLLEAKPPRGNADDDWRHALLDLGHDVLVER, from the coding sequence ATGGTACGAGAGGCGCGGCTCGATCCCGAGGTGGAGGTGCTCTGGGACGACTTCCACGCCCAGGTGAACGTCCCGTCCGAGAAGCTGCGGCAGTGGCTGCTGACCCGCGGCTCGGGGGAGGAGTCGTTCGGGCCGGACCCGGATCTCGACCTGCCCGAGCCGGGCCGGCAGATCCTCAAGGTGCTGACCAAGCGCAAGGTCGACCTGACGCCGGAGGACATCAAGGTGATGCAGGACGCGATCGACGAGATCCAGAACCTGCTGGAGGCCAAGCCGCCGCGTGGCAACGCCGACGACGACTGGCGCCACGCCCTGCTCGACCTGGGCCACGACGTCCTGGTCGAACGCTGA
- a CDS encoding LysR family transcriptional regulator, whose translation MNLELRHLRVVCAIAETGSVTKAASTLGLAQPALTAQLQRIERTLGGPLFERDRRGARPTALGELVLARARVLLPAMKGLQDEAARLAGAGDAPRRYRFGGMNSPILGRLVHRLAAEQPQAQISTYASWSADELAQSVAGGRLDYALIGVCGDSAPSAEFGLCWREVAVDPVMVLLPETHPLADRDEVRLVDLRHEQWVAAPGEGCFGDCFAAACARSGFTPRKVYEADVRGCVDLVDAGEAVALCQATFRPVAGLVTRRLAGTPLRWRLLLGWHPDSPAALGADLVLETALAAYTDALAPHPAYLAWLMRNPEFGVHGPKAAGPVVGARGVRTA comes from the coding sequence ATGAACCTGGAGCTGCGACACCTGAGGGTGGTCTGCGCGATCGCGGAGACGGGGAGCGTGACCAAGGCGGCCTCGACGCTCGGCCTGGCCCAGCCGGCGCTCACCGCCCAGCTCCAGCGCATCGAGCGGACCCTGGGCGGACCGCTGTTCGAGCGGGACCGCCGCGGCGCGCGACCCACCGCCCTCGGTGAGCTGGTGCTCGCCCGGGCCCGGGTGCTGCTGCCGGCGATGAAGGGCCTGCAGGACGAGGCGGCCCGGCTGGCCGGTGCCGGGGACGCGCCCCGGCGGTACCGGTTCGGCGGGATGAACAGCCCGATCCTCGGCCGGTTGGTGCACCGGCTCGCCGCCGAGCAGCCGCAGGCCCAGATCAGCACGTACGCGTCCTGGTCTGCGGACGAGCTGGCCCAGTCGGTGGCCGGCGGCCGGCTGGACTACGCGCTGATCGGGGTGTGCGGCGACTCCGCGCCGTCGGCGGAGTTCGGGCTGTGCTGGCGGGAGGTGGCGGTCGACCCGGTGATGGTGCTGCTGCCGGAGACCCACCCGCTGGCCGACCGGGACGAGGTGCGGCTGGTGGACCTGCGCCACGAGCAGTGGGTGGCCGCGCCGGGCGAGGGCTGCTTCGGCGACTGCTTCGCCGCCGCCTGCGCCCGCTCCGGCTTCACCCCCCGCAAGGTGTACGAGGCCGACGTGCGCGGCTGCGTGGACCTGGTGGACGCGGGCGAGGCGGTGGCGCTGTGCCAGGCCACCTTCCGCCCGGTGGCCGGCCTGGTGACCCGGCGGCTGGCCGGCACCCCGCTGCGCTGGCGGCTGCTGCTGGGCTGGCACCCGGACTCCCCCGCCGCGCTCGGCGCCGACCTGGTGCTGGAGACGGCGCTGGCCGCGTACACCGACGCGCTGGCGCCGCACCCGGCGTACCTGGCCTGGCTGATGCGCAACCCGGAGTTCGGGGTGCACGGCCCGAAGGCGGCCGGGCCGGTCGTCGGGGCGCGCGGGGTGCGAACCGCCTGA
- a CDS encoding hemerythrin domain-containing protein: MTVPLPPLPPAPEEGYRPGGRSIADLVAGEHRQLLELVDRLTGTPEPPADGLEVLTAALSRHLSAEEQYLLPAVRSARPDLAARVDHEIDADAGLLTALKEPTGLAELAERVRRHVAGVDALVAALCEVATAEELIRLGNRLEIAEEAAPTRPHPATPATPPWNRIVEPAVGVVDKVRDAVSGRPTYLADLPAPPDR; encoded by the coding sequence ATGACCGTCCCCCTGCCGCCGCTGCCGCCCGCGCCCGAGGAGGGCTACCGGCCCGGCGGACGCAGCATCGCCGACCTCGTCGCCGGCGAGCACCGTCAGCTGCTGGAGCTGGTGGACCGGCTCACCGGCACGCCGGAACCGCCGGCGGACGGGCTGGAGGTGCTCACCGCCGCGCTGTCCCGGCACCTCTCGGCGGAGGAGCAGTACCTGCTGCCGGCCGTACGGTCGGCCCGCCCGGATCTCGCGGCCCGGGTGGACCACGAGATCGACGCGGACGCCGGGCTGCTCACCGCGCTCAAGGAGCCGACCGGCCTGGCCGAGCTGGCCGAGCGGGTACGCCGGCACGTGGCCGGCGTCGACGCGCTGGTCGCGGCGCTGTGCGAGGTGGCCACCGCCGAGGAGCTGATCCGGCTCGGCAACCGGCTGGAGATCGCCGAGGAGGCGGCGCCGACCCGGCCCCACCCGGCCACCCCGGCCACCCCGCCGTGGAACCGGATCGTCGAGCCGGCCGTCGGGGTGGTGGACAAGGTGCGCGACGCGGTCTCCGGTCGGCCCACCTACCTCGCCGACCTGCCCGCGCCGCCCGACCGATGA
- a CDS encoding M20/M25/M40 family metallo-hydrolase — protein sequence MTSDAASARPDPTTEVVDLCRDLLRIDTTNTGDNDTSVGERRAAEYVAEKLAEVGVEPVIHESAPGRANLVARIPGADPSRGALLVHGHLDVVPADADEWSVHPFSGELRDGYLWGRGAIDMKDFDAMVLAVVRHWQRTGVQPPRDIVLAYTADEEAGSDYGAHFLVQRHGGLFDGCTEAIGEVGGFSYSVNDAQRLYLIETAEKGIDWLRLHAKGRPGHGSMVHDDNAVTALAEAVARIGRHRFPVVVTDTVRAFLEEVSDLLGIELDPDDPETAIAKLGPIANIIGATIRNTANPTRLSAGYKDNVIPGRATATIDCRSLPGQSELLERQLRELIGPDIAIEYIQRQPALETTFDGDLVEAMSAALRAEDPGARPVPYMLSGGTDAKAFSQLGIRCFGFAPLRLPADLNFSALFHGIDERVPVDGLQFGVRVLDRFLRTC from the coding sequence ATGACGAGCGACGCCGCCTCCGCCCGACCCGACCCCACCACCGAGGTCGTCGACCTCTGCCGTGACCTGCTGCGGATCGACACCACCAACACCGGGGACAACGACACCAGCGTGGGTGAACGCCGCGCCGCCGAGTACGTGGCGGAGAAGCTGGCCGAGGTGGGCGTCGAGCCGGTGATCCACGAGTCCGCGCCCGGCCGGGCGAACCTGGTTGCCCGGATCCCCGGCGCCGACCCGTCCCGCGGCGCGCTGCTGGTGCACGGCCACCTCGACGTGGTGCCGGCGGACGCCGACGAGTGGTCGGTGCACCCGTTCTCCGGCGAGCTGCGCGACGGCTACCTCTGGGGCCGGGGCGCGATCGACATGAAGGACTTCGACGCGATGGTGCTGGCCGTGGTGCGGCACTGGCAGCGCACCGGCGTCCAGCCGCCGCGCGACATCGTGCTCGCCTACACCGCCGACGAGGAGGCGGGCAGCGACTACGGCGCGCACTTCCTGGTGCAGCGGCACGGCGGCCTCTTCGACGGCTGCACCGAGGCGATCGGCGAGGTCGGCGGCTTCTCCTACTCGGTCAACGACGCCCAGCGGCTCTACCTCATCGAGACCGCCGAGAAGGGCATCGACTGGCTGCGCCTGCACGCCAAGGGCCGGCCCGGGCACGGCTCGATGGTGCACGACGACAACGCCGTCACCGCGCTCGCCGAGGCGGTCGCCCGGATCGGCCGGCACCGCTTCCCGGTGGTGGTCACCGACACGGTGCGGGCGTTCCTGGAGGAGGTCTCCGACCTGCTCGGCATCGAGCTGGACCCGGACGACCCGGAGACCGCCATCGCCAAGCTCGGCCCGATCGCCAACATCATCGGCGCGACCATCCGGAACACCGCCAACCCGACCCGGCTGTCCGCCGGCTACAAGGACAACGTGATCCCCGGGCGGGCCACCGCGACCATCGACTGCCGCAGCCTGCCCGGCCAGTCCGAGCTGCTGGAGCGGCAGCTGCGCGAGCTGATCGGCCCGGACATCGCGATCGAGTACATCCAGCGGCAGCCGGCGTTGGAGACCACCTTCGACGGCGACCTGGTCGAGGCGATGTCGGCGGCGCTGCGGGCCGAGGACCCGGGCGCCCGGCCGGTGCCGTACATGCTCTCCGGCGGCACCGACGCGAAGGCCTTCTCGCAGCTCGGCATCCGCTGCTTCGGCTTCGCGCCGCTGCGGCTGCCGGCCGACCTGAACTTCTCCGCGCTGTTCCACGGCATCGACGAGCGGGTCCCGGTGGACGGACTACAGTTCGGCGTGCGGGTTCTCGACCGGTTCCTGCGCACCTGCTAG
- a CDS encoding DUF5703 family protein, with the protein MDYEYAPLRLPPNVDRLTAAAQLAIQAEFSGWELARVRLFRDGTRQVMLRRRRINQPQPGLSY; encoded by the coding sequence ATGGACTACGAATACGCGCCGCTGCGGTTGCCGCCGAACGTCGACCGGTTGACCGCCGCGGCGCAGCTGGCGATCCAAGCGGAGTTCTCCGGATGGGAGTTGGCCCGGGTGCGGCTGTTCCGCGACGGTACGCGGCAGGTGATGCTGCGTCGCCGGCGGATCAACCAGCCGCAGCCGGGCCTGTCGTACTGA